One part of the Haliotis asinina isolate JCU_RB_2024 chromosome 2, JCU_Hal_asi_v2, whole genome shotgun sequence genome encodes these proteins:
- the LOC137273854 gene encoding G2/mitotic-specific cyclin-A-like, which yields MSLLQQPRTNFGDENAEGPRKTKGLSVKTSNQAAPKRTALGTITNQVRKQPSRAAKGNYSTGQDENGFARQKPFADAPQGFSIFVDEEPNLQALKPVSVCHTTESNTSGIKLSDAVTSLPDVSSTLSSLQDNAIHVDEIDSPMVLDTTLDESSVSKPLDREAVILTVPEYAEDIYNYLREAELRNRPKPGYMKKQPDITNSMRSILVDWLVEVAEEYKLHRETLFLAVNYIDRFLSHMSVNRGKLQLVGAASMFLAGKYEEIYPPDVAEFVYITDDTYTAQQVLRMEHLVLKVLSFDVAVPTTNWFCDRFLKISNADAKTEHLTMYLAELTLVECEPYLKYCPSLLAATALCLANYTLGKEAWPSSLESQTRYSLTQLAETLKHLYRTFCNASSHPQQAIREKYRAPKYHQVSLLSPPETLSLVP from the exons ATGTCTCTTCTACAACAACCCAGGACTAATTTTGGAGATGAAAATGCAGAAGGCCCGAGGAAGACAAAGGGACTTTCAGTTAAAACTTCAAACCAAGCTGCTCCAAAGCGAACAGCCCTCGGCACGATAACAAATCAAGTTAGAAAGCAACCGTCTCGTGCTGCCAAG GGTAATTATTCCACGGGTCAAGATGAAAATGGCTTCGCTCGTCAGAAACCTTTCGCAGATGCTCCACAAGGATTTTCAATCTTTGTCGACGAAGAACCAAATCTACAAGCTCTTAAACCAGTATCTGTATGTCACACAACTGAATCAAACACATCTGGCATTAAGCTATCGGACGCAGTGACTTCATTACCTGATGTTTCATCAACGCTCTCGTCACTTCAAGACAATGCCATTCATGTTGACGAAATCG ATTCACCCATGGTATTGGACACAACACTTGATGAATCATCTGTATCCAAACCCTTGGACAGAGAAGCTGTGATACTCACTGTACCAGAATATGCAGAGGATATATACAACTACCTCAGGGAAGCTGAG CTCAGAAACCGTCCCAAACCAGGCTACATGAAAAAGCAGCCTGACATCACCAACTCAATGCGCAGCATCCTTGTTGACTGGCTGGTAGAGGTGGCAGAAGAATATAAACTACACAGGGAGACACTCTTCCTTGCAGTCAACTACATTGACAGATTCCTCTCTCATATGTCAGTCAACAGAGGCAAACTGCAGCTTGTTGGTGCTGCTAGCATGTTCCTTGCTGG GAAATACGAGGAGATCTATCCACCAGATGTTGCTGAATTTGTCTACATTACTGATGATACGTACACGGCACAACAG GTTCTACGGATGGAGCACCTTGTCCTGAAAGTCTTATCTTTTGATGTAGCTGTGCCGACAACAAATTGGTTCTGTGATCGATTTTTGAAAATCAGCAATGCAGATGCCAAAACTGAACACCTCACCATG TACTTGGCCGAACTGACGTTAGTTGAATGTGAGCCCTACCTTAAATACTGTCCCAGTCTACTAGCTGCAACAGCGTTGTGCTTAGCCAACTACACACTTGGCAAGGAGGCATGG CCATCATCACTAGAAAGTCAAACAAGGTACAGCCTCACGCAGCTGGCAGAAACACTGAAACACCTATACAGAACTTTCTGCAATGCATCAAGTCATCCACAGCAAGCCATCAGGGAAAAGTACAGGGCACCAAA GTACCACCAAGTTTCATTGCTCAGCCCACCAGAGACCCTCTCCCTTGTGCCATGA